Proteins from a single region of Cyanobacteriota bacterium:
- a CDS encoding response regulator has product MRSSKNHVLVLGKESDDLHALGSVLADLSCSVTIADSEDQAVFHVDQAPPCLVILAGNHHAWSSAVVERLRRNTNTSWATIVVLTDFHASSWLHHDEYPGFDGFLVKPVANDILTSLVQSAQARQVCQMLRSAVSCS; this is encoded by the coding sequence ATGAGATCGTCGAAGAATCACGTGTTGGTTTTGGGAAAAGAGTCGGATGATTTGCACGCACTGGGATCTGTGCTGGCGGATTTGAGCTGCTCTGTTACAATTGCTGATTCTGAAGATCAAGCTGTATTTCATGTTGATCAAGCCCCACCCTGTCTAGTGATTTTGGCAGGTAACCACCATGCTTGGTCATCAGCCGTGGTAGAAAGGCTCCGGCGTAACACCAACACCAGTTGGGCAACGATCGTCGTCCTGACCGATTTCCATGCTTCCAGTTGGCTGCACCACGATGAATACCCCGGCTTCGATGGGTTTTTGGTTAAGCCTGTGGCCAATGATATTTTGACCTCCTTGGTTCAATCTGCTCAAGCTCGGCAAGTCTGTCAAATGCTGCGCTCAGCAGTTTCTTGTTCCTGA